One Halosegnis longus DNA window includes the following coding sequences:
- a CDS encoding MATE family efflux transporter: MSTDSTDSSITEGSLVRPLFTLAWPIVVTQLLQVAYNIADTIWLGRTAYPSAAVGALSLAFPLIFLFLSVGGGLTVAGSTLVAQYTGAGGDEDASKAASQTLAFVTVIAVVVGAIGYLSTDLLLGLLPADPETARSVIPLASDYMRVFFLGTPFLFGFFVFSALMRGYGNTRIPMAVMFVTVVLNVVLDPLFIFGWDVGPLDFPAMGVEGAAVATLLSRVVATAIGLVILFRLAVGPQLKVAYLKLEREWVKRIVNIGAPSALEQSTSALAMITLTAMVASFAPPVVAAYGLGNRLISLVFLPAMGLGRATNTMVGQNLGAGRADRAERAVKLAATTGAVVMAGVAVVALVFAEPIVSVFISATTADAAATIENGVQYLRIRTVEFAFIGVFQVVLGAYRGAGNTRTALAFSLTALWLGRVPTVYLLTFTLGMGATGIWIGMALGNIVGAIAAVAWFTRGTWKETVVDTDDGGRAETA; the protein is encoded by the coding sequence ATGAGCACCGACTCCACCGATTCGAGCATCACGGAGGGGAGTCTGGTGCGCCCGCTGTTCACGCTCGCGTGGCCCATCGTCGTCACGCAGCTGCTACAGGTCGCGTACAACATCGCCGACACCATCTGGCTGGGTCGGACGGCCTACCCGTCGGCGGCGGTCGGTGCGCTCTCGCTCGCGTTTCCGCTCATCTTCCTGTTCCTGTCGGTCGGCGGTGGACTCACCGTCGCCGGGAGCACGCTCGTCGCCCAGTACACCGGCGCGGGTGGCGATGAAGACGCCAGTAAGGCCGCCAGCCAGACGCTCGCGTTCGTCACCGTCATCGCCGTCGTCGTCGGCGCGATCGGGTATCTCTCGACCGACCTCCTGTTGGGACTGCTCCCCGCGGACCCCGAGACCGCGCGGTCGGTCATCCCGCTGGCGAGCGACTACATGCGGGTGTTCTTCCTCGGCACGCCGTTCCTGTTCGGCTTCTTCGTCTTCTCAGCGCTGATGCGCGGCTACGGCAACACCCGGATTCCGATGGCCGTCATGTTCGTGACGGTCGTGCTCAACGTCGTGCTCGACCCGCTGTTCATCTTCGGGTGGGACGTCGGTCCCCTCGACTTCCCGGCGATGGGCGTCGAGGGCGCGGCGGTCGCGACCCTGCTCTCGCGGGTCGTCGCCACCGCCATCGGGCTGGTCATCCTCTTCCGGCTCGCCGTCGGTCCACAGCTCAAGGTGGCGTATCTCAAGCTCGAACGCGAGTGGGTGAAACGCATCGTCAACATCGGCGCTCCCTCCGCGCTCGAACAGTCGACGAGCGCGCTGGCGATGATTACCCTGACCGCGATGGTCGCCTCCTTCGCCCCGCCGGTCGTGGCGGCCTACGGGCTGGGTAACCGGCTCATCTCGCTGGTCTTCCTCCCCGCGATGGGGTTGGGTCGGGCGACGAACACGATGGTCGGCCAGAATCTCGGCGCGGGCCGGGCGGACCGGGCAGAGCGCGCGGTGAAGCTCGCAGCCACGACGGGGGCGGTCGTGATGGCCGGCGTCGCCGTCGTCGCGCTCGTCTTCGCCGAGCCAATCGTCTCGGTGTTCATCAGCGCGACGACCGCGGACGCGGCCGCGACCATCGAGAACGGGGTGCAGTATCTCCGCATCCGGACCGTCGAGTTCGCGTTCATCGGCGTGTTCCAGGTCGTGCTCGGGGCGTATCGCGGGGCCGGCAACACCCGGACGGCGCTGGCCTTCTCGTTGACCGCGCTGTGGCTCGGCCGCGTCCCGACGGTGTATCTGCTCACCTTCACCCTCGGGATGGGCGCGACCGGTATCTGGATCGGGATGGCGCTCGGCAACATCGTCGGCGCAATCGCCGCGGTGGCGTGGTTCACCCGCGGGACGTGGAAGGAGACGGTCGTCGACACCGACGACGGCGGCCGGGCCGAGACGGCGTAG
- a CDS encoding ABC transporter ATP-binding protein — MSSVLETEELRRQFGRLVAVDDVNVSIEADEITSIIGPNGAGKTTFYNLLTGRLEPTSGAVRLRPRDSEADLIDVTDKPPHEIASLGLSRGFQINNVFDGLTVAENLRIARISRDGRTLDFRAIADTDDDLAEGVRDIAELVGVTDLLDTECANLSHGDKRKVEIALALATDPSIVLLDEPTAGMNATETTRMVELVERLDAETDTTFVITEHDMEVVLGISDRILVLDNGELIADGAPDEVLSDSRVREAYLGLDEDEELDASSERGEVEETGGESA, encoded by the coding sequence ATGAGTTCGGTGCTCGAAACCGAAGAACTCCGCCGGCAGTTCGGTCGCCTCGTCGCCGTCGACGACGTGAACGTCTCCATCGAGGCCGACGAGATTACGAGCATCATCGGGCCGAACGGCGCGGGCAAGACCACCTTCTACAATCTGCTCACGGGTCGGCTGGAGCCGACGAGCGGGGCGGTCCGGCTTCGCCCCCGCGACAGCGAGGCCGACCTCATCGACGTGACCGACAAGCCGCCCCACGAGATCGCCTCGCTCGGCCTCTCGCGTGGCTTCCAGATTAACAACGTCTTCGACGGGCTGACCGTGGCCGAGAACCTTCGCATCGCCCGCATCAGTCGGGACGGTCGCACCCTCGACTTCCGGGCGATTGCCGACACCGACGACGACCTCGCCGAGGGTGTCCGCGATATCGCCGAGTTGGTCGGCGTCACCGACCTCCTCGACACCGAGTGTGCGAACCTTTCGCACGGCGACAAGCGGAAGGTGGAGATTGCGCTCGCGCTGGCGACGGACCCCTCCATCGTCCTGCTGGACGAGCCGACCGCGGGGATGAACGCCACCGAGACGACCCGGATGGTGGAGCTGGTCGAGCGACTCGACGCCGAGACCGACACCACCTTCGTCATCACCGAACACGACATGGAGGTCGTGCTGGGTATCTCCGACCGGATTCTCGTGCTCGACAACGGGGAACTCATCGCCGACGGCGCACCCGACGAGGTGTTGTCCGACTCCCGCGTCCGCGAGGCGTATCTCGGACTGGACGAGGACGAGGAGCTTGACGCCTCGTCCGAGCGTGGCGAGGTCGAGGAGACCGGAGGTGAGTCGGCGTGA
- a CDS encoding aldehyde dehydrogenase family protein, producing the protein MSSESQAGEAARSEIRERHKSVAAEVVPEQTGLYIGGEFVEPAEGGTIDTLDPTTGEVLASVGAATEADIERAVDAAWDAFDSTWSGYGAGKRQQILIDIADAIDEHSEELAKLESLDNGKPVSESSADVYLAADHFRYFAGIVRKNGGSTMPEGSRLGQVVKEPYGVVGQIIPWNFPLLMASWKLAPALAAGNCSVLKPAEQTPLSALRLAELIDDIVPDGVVNIVPGYGEEAGPPLTGHEDVRKVAFTGSTAVGKQVMKSAADNVTDVTLELGGKSPVVVHPDVAPEKAVKLVAQAIFYNTGECCEAGSRLFVHDDIADEVLGGLAQAVDDMTIGDPLLRETDLGPKVSREQVDRTMEYLEKAESGGAKFLAGGGIPDDESLSDGCFVEPTLIDGLDHDHEAVQEEIFGPVLDVFRWNDYDEMMELANDVDYGLAGGVITDDISQANETARDIEAGYIWVNTYHDLVAGLPFGGYKQSGIGRELSEETLDHYQQTKTINLSL; encoded by the coding sequence ATGTCTAGCGAATCCCAAGCAGGCGAAGCAGCGCGAAGTGAGATTCGAGAGCGGCACAAATCCGTCGCCGCGGAGGTCGTCCCCGAGCAGACGGGTCTCTACATCGGCGGCGAGTTCGTCGAGCCGGCGGAGGGTGGCACCATCGATACCCTCGACCCGACGACGGGTGAGGTACTCGCGTCCGTCGGCGCAGCCACGGAGGCCGACATCGAGCGGGCCGTCGACGCCGCGTGGGACGCCTTCGACTCGACGTGGTCGGGCTACGGAGCCGGCAAGCGCCAGCAGATCCTCATCGACATCGCCGACGCCATCGACGAACACTCCGAGGAGCTTGCGAAGCTGGAGTCGCTCGACAACGGGAAGCCGGTCTCCGAGTCGAGCGCCGACGTGTATCTGGCCGCAGACCACTTCCGCTACTTCGCGGGCATCGTCCGCAAGAACGGCGGGAGCACGATGCCGGAGGGGTCGCGGCTCGGACAGGTCGTCAAGGAGCCGTACGGCGTCGTCGGTCAGATCATCCCGTGGAACTTCCCGCTGCTCATGGCGTCGTGGAAGCTCGCGCCGGCGCTCGCGGCGGGCAACTGTTCGGTGTTGAAGCCGGCCGAACAGACCCCGCTGTCGGCGCTGCGGCTCGCGGAACTCATCGACGACATCGTCCCGGACGGCGTCGTCAACATCGTCCCCGGCTACGGCGAGGAGGCCGGTCCGCCGCTGACGGGCCACGAGGACGTGCGCAAGGTCGCGTTCACCGGCTCGACGGCCGTCGGCAAGCAGGTGATGAAGTCGGCCGCCGACAACGTCACCGACGTGACGCTCGAGCTCGGCGGGAAGAGTCCGGTCGTCGTCCACCCGGACGTGGCCCCCGAGAAGGCGGTCAAGCTCGTCGCACAGGCCATCTTCTACAACACCGGTGAGTGTTGTGAGGCCGGCTCCCGGCTGTTCGTCCATGACGACATCGCCGACGAGGTGCTCGGCGGACTGGCACAGGCCGTCGACGACATGACCATCGGCGACCCGCTCCTGCGCGAGACGGACCTCGGGCCGAAGGTCTCCCGCGAGCAGGTCGACCGCACGATGGAGTATCTCGAGAAGGCCGAATCCGGCGGCGCGAAGTTCCTCGCCGGCGGCGGCATCCCGGACGACGAGTCGCTGTCGGACGGCTGTTTCGTCGAGCCGACGCTCATCGACGGGCTGGACCACGACCACGAGGCCGTCCAGGAGGAGATCTTCGGGCCGGTGCTCGACGTGTTCCGCTGGAACGACTACGACGAGATGATGGAACTCGCCAACGACGTGGACTACGGGCTCGCCGGCGGCGTCATCACCGACGACATCTCGCAGGCGAACGAGACGGCCCGCGACATCGAAGCGGGGTACATCTGGGTCAACACCTACCACGACCTCGTCGCCGGACTGCCGTTCGGCGGCTACAAGCAGTCGGGCATCGGCCGCGAACTGAGCGAGGAGACGCTGGACCACTACCAGCAGACGAAGACCATCAACCTCTCGCTGTAG
- a CDS encoding universal stress protein, with product MFDTVVIATDGSTSGRRAATVALDVARRFEASVHALYVVDETQVDGLPEDVHDDVRAALETQADESLDAVERAADQPVTVAVREGDPATEIIEYAEESGADVVATGTRGRHGEHSFIIGSVAEAVVRDCPVPVLTVRQLEA from the coding sequence ATGTTCGATACGGTCGTGATAGCGACGGACGGCTCCACCAGCGGCCGGCGTGCGGCGACCGTCGCGCTCGACGTGGCCCGCCGGTTCGAGGCCTCGGTCCACGCGCTGTACGTCGTCGACGAGACGCAGGTGGACGGACTCCCCGAGGACGTCCACGACGACGTGCGCGCGGCACTGGAGACACAGGCGGACGAGTCGCTCGACGCCGTCGAGAGGGCTGCCGACCAGCCGGTCACCGTCGCCGTTCGAGAGGGCGACCCGGCGACGGAAATCATCGAGTACGCCGAGGAGAGTGGCGCCGACGTGGTCGCGACGGGAACCCGTGGCCGGCACGGCGAACACTCCTTCATCATCGGGTCGGTCGCGGAGGCGGTCGTGCGCGACTGTCCCGTGCCCGTCCTCACCGTCCGGCAGTTAGAGGCCTGA
- the gnd gene encoding phosphogluconate dehydrogenase (NAD(+)-dependent, decarboxylating) encodes MHLGVIGLGRMGRIVADRVVDAGHDVTAFDVSEDALADARDAGIGTADSIPALADALGAEKRIWLMVPAGDPVDAALDELEPSLSEQDIVVDGGNSHFEDSTRRAESTPARYLDCGTSGGPAGAELGFSLMVGGPEGAYETMTPVFDAVATGPEGHDRMGPAGSGHYVKMVHNGVEYALMQAYGEGFELLHEGRYDLDLEAVARTWNNGAVIRSWLLELCEEAFREEGTDLGDVADHVAGGSTGTWTVQEALEQEVAVPLIYDALGERFDSRTRAKFSRRLANRLRYGFGRHEVARE; translated from the coding sequence ATGCACCTCGGCGTTATCGGACTCGGACGGATGGGACGCATCGTCGCCGACCGCGTCGTCGATGCCGGCCACGACGTGACCGCCTTCGACGTGAGCGAGGACGCGCTCGCGGACGCGCGCGACGCCGGCATCGGCACCGCCGACTCGATTCCCGCCCTCGCGGACGCGCTCGGCGCGGAGAAACGCATTTGGCTGATGGTCCCCGCCGGCGACCCGGTCGACGCCGCGCTCGACGAACTGGAACCGTCACTCTCCGAGCAGGACATCGTCGTGGACGGCGGCAACAGCCACTTCGAGGACTCGACGCGGCGCGCCGAGTCGACGCCCGCCCGCTATCTCGACTGCGGCACCTCCGGCGGCCCGGCGGGCGCGGAACTGGGCTTCTCGCTCATGGTCGGCGGTCCAGAGGGGGCCTACGAGACGATGACGCCCGTCTTCGATGCCGTCGCCACCGGTCCCGAGGGGCACGACCGGATGGGGCCGGCCGGCAGCGGCCACTACGTGAAGATGGTCCACAACGGCGTCGAGTACGCGCTGATGCAGGCGTACGGCGAGGGGTTCGAACTGCTCCACGAGGGCCGATACGACCTCGATCTAGAGGCCGTCGCGCGAACCTGGAACAACGGCGCTGTCATCCGGTCGTGGCTGCTCGAACTCTGCGAGGAGGCGTTCCGCGAGGAGGGGACCGACCTCGGCGACGTGGCCGACCACGTCGCCGGCGGCTCGACCGGCACCTGGACCGTCCAGGAGGCGCTCGAACAGGAGGTGGCGGTCCCGCTCATCTACGACGCGCTCGGGGAGCGGTTCGATTCGCGCACGCGAGCGAAGTTCTCCCGTCGGCTGGCCAACCGACTCCGCTACGGCTTCGGCCGCCACGAGGTCGCCCGCGAGTAA
- a CDS encoding 2Fe-2S iron-sulfur cluster-binding protein, producing MVTTLGIVLGASLTLTMVALHFARGTEHATPDDISQKVLERRAESVHETDFPEPMNRSIGGGGGAAAAVGEGGAEGELAEGGAEVDDDPAAIPDDEAETYEVEYVKEGTTIDVKENTTLLEAGEAQDWDLPYACRQGQCISCAGHITDGGNSEQYVKHHTNEMLGEPELDDGYTLTCVAYPVSDFSIEMRESP from the coding sequence ATGGTCACTACGCTGGGCATCGTACTCGGGGCGTCGCTCACGCTCACGATGGTTGCCCTGCACTTCGCACGCGGCACCGAGCACGCGACTCCGGACGACATCTCTCAGAAGGTGCTCGAACGCCGCGCCGAGAGCGTCCACGAGACCGACTTCCCCGAGCCGATGAACCGGTCCATCGGCGGCGGTGGCGGCGCTGCCGCTGCCGTCGGCGAGGGCGGTGCCGAGGGCGAACTTGCGGAGGGTGGGGCCGAGGTCGACGACGACCCCGCCGCGATTCCGGACGACGAGGCCGAGACCTACGAGGTCGAGTACGTCAAGGAGGGGACGACAATCGACGTCAAGGAGAACACCACGCTGCTGGAAGCCGGCGAAGCGCAGGATTGGGACCTGCCGTACGCCTGTCGGCAGGGTCAGTGTATCTCCTGTGCCGGCCACATCACCGACGGCGGCAACTCCGAGCAGTACGTCAAACACCACACCAACGAGATGCTCGGCGAACCGGAACTCGACGACGGCTACACGCTCACCTGCGTCGCCTACCCCGTCTCCGACTTCTCCATCGAGATGCGCGAGTCGCCCTGA
- a CDS encoding branched-chain amino acid ABC transporter permease: MVSQGLVFDQIITGLSIGGRLFLIAVGLSLIFGVLDVLNFAHGALFMIGAYIGVVAIQSVAGGFWLGLVAAALGAGLVGVLIEVGAIRRVYHREELDQLLVTFAFVLILTDVVRFVFGTGQKVVDPPALLAGSIRLTESLALPAYRGFVILVSVLTLGAIFLVLRTTNIGRLVRATSSDRDMAALMGVNVPRLYTLVFFVGAALAGLGGALAAPTLSITSSLGDQVIIRAFVIAVIGGLGSFGGAFVGAYLVGITIAVGSIVVPGAGELLPFIAMIAVLLVKPEGLFGGAEA, from the coding sequence ATGGTATCCCAAGGGTTGGTTTTCGACCAGATAATCACGGGGCTGTCCATCGGTGGGCGGCTCTTTCTCATCGCTGTAGGGTTGAGTCTCATCTTCGGCGTCCTTGACGTGTTGAACTTCGCACACGGGGCGCTGTTCATGATCGGCGCGTACATCGGCGTCGTCGCTATCCAGTCGGTCGCCGGCGGCTTCTGGCTCGGGCTGGTGGCCGCCGCACTCGGTGCCGGACTCGTCGGCGTGCTCATCGAGGTCGGCGCGATTCGGCGCGTCTACCACCGCGAGGAGCTCGATCAACTGCTCGTCACCTTCGCGTTCGTGTTGATACTCACAGACGTGGTCCGGTTCGTCTTCGGGACCGGGCAGAAAGTCGTCGACCCGCCGGCGCTGCTGGCCGGAAGTATCCGACTCACGGAGAGTCTCGCCCTGCCGGCCTACCGCGGCTTCGTCATCCTCGTGTCCGTGCTCACCCTCGGTGCCATCTTCCTCGTGCTCCGGACGACCAACATCGGCCGGCTGGTGCGGGCCACTTCCTCGGACCGCGATATGGCCGCGCTCATGGGGGTGAACGTCCCGCGGCTCTACACGCTCGTCTTCTTCGTCGGCGCGGCACTCGCCGGACTCGGCGGTGCACTCGCGGCACCGACGCTCTCGATTACCTCCAGTCTCGGCGACCAGGTCATCATCCGGGCGTTCGTCATCGCGGTCATCGGCGGGCTCGGCTCCTTCGGCGGCGCGTTCGTGGGCGCGTATCTCGTCGGGATTACTATCGCCGTGGGGAGTATCGTCGTCCCCGGCGCGGGTGAACTCCTCCCGTTCATTGCAATGATTGCCGTCCTCCTCGTCAAGCCGGAGGGGCTGTTCGGAGGTGCTGAAGCATGA
- a CDS encoding ABC transporter ATP-binding protein: MSLLELSDVNGFYGNSHVLFDLNLDIEHNEVVALLGRNGAGKTTTLRTITGTIPRREGGITFDGDDISGESVDEISNRGVKLVPEARRIFPTLTVHENMQVARDMCKGREPRPVEEMYEVFPILDELRENRGRNLSGGEQQMLSVARALIQSPDLLLLDEPTEGLAPVIVDDLYDVLSEVVEQDVTVLITEQNVDFALDLAERAYIIDKGANAWEGTVDELEQRQDLLDEYLSVGAADAE; this comes from the coding sequence GTGAGCCTGCTCGAACTCTCCGACGTGAACGGCTTCTACGGCAACAGCCACGTCCTGTTCGATCTGAACCTCGACATCGAACACAACGAGGTGGTCGCGCTGCTCGGGCGCAACGGGGCCGGCAAAACCACCACGCTCCGCACGATTACCGGCACGATTCCCCGCCGCGAGGGCGGTATCACCTTCGACGGAGACGACATCTCCGGGGAGTCCGTCGACGAGATTTCGAATCGGGGTGTCAAGCTCGTCCCCGAGGCCCGGCGCATCTTCCCGACGCTCACCGTCCACGAGAACATGCAGGTGGCCCGCGACATGTGCAAGGGCCGCGAGCCGCGGCCCGTCGAGGAGATGTACGAGGTGTTCCCCATCCTCGATGAACTCCGGGAGAATCGCGGGCGCAACCTCTCTGGCGGTGAACAGCAGATGCTCTCGGTCGCGCGTGCGCTCATCCAGAGTCCCGACCTGCTCCTGCTGGACGAGCCGACCGAGGGGCTCGCGCCGGTCATCGTCGATGACCTCTACGACGTGCTCTCGGAGGTCGTCGAACAGGACGTGACCGTGCTCATCACCGAGCAGAACGTCGACTTCGCCCTCGACTTGGCGGAACGCGCCTACATCATCGACAAGGGGGCAAACGCCTGGGAGGGAACCGTCGACGAACTCGAACAGCGACAGGACCTCCTCGACGAGTATCTCTCCGTCGGCGCGGCCGACGCCGAGTAG
- a CDS encoding PAS domain S-box protein produces the protein MSEEIETETGDRGGYRFTDEPTATSATVLVVDDDAALLDLTKTYLEREREGFEVVTEVRTDDALQRLSGSATSVDAIVSDYNMPGMNGLELLTEVREDHPDLPFILFTGKGSETIASDAISAGVTDYLQKGTGSSQYSVLANRLGNAIETYRVQKQLERSEEKFTKLVENSTDLISIVSEDGRFEYVSPSCEQIIGYTQEELIGDSIFNYVHPDDRQYVMEEFFEGVEHPEITPVIEFRLDHAEREDIILESRGTNLLDDDVVDGFVVNTRDITELKRREQDLEQRNTQLENIKDLISHDIRNPLNVAQGSLDLYQEEPDQSHIDNIDQALDRMDTLIDQTNVLADQPLRIDDTTTVSFKNVVQSSWNMVDTKEATLRIDGSKQIDGDPDRLQQLFENLISNAITHGGPEVTCSVGTAEGSLYFEDDGAGIPETDRELVFESGFTTEAGNMGLGLTIVQRIASAHGWELEITDGADGGARVLLRGVSFRPTVVS, from the coding sequence ATGTCTGAAGAAATCGAAACCGAAACCGGCGATCGAGGGGGGTACAGATTCACCGACGAGCCGACGGCCACGTCTGCAACCGTCCTCGTCGTCGACGACGACGCGGCGCTGCTCGATCTGACGAAGACGTATCTAGAGCGCGAGCGGGAAGGGTTCGAGGTCGTGACGGAGGTGCGCACCGACGACGCCTTACAGCGGCTCTCGGGTTCCGCGACCAGCGTCGACGCCATCGTCAGCGATTACAACATGCCGGGGATGAACGGGTTGGAACTGCTCACGGAGGTCCGGGAGGACCACCCCGACCTCCCCTTCATCCTGTTTACCGGGAAGGGGAGCGAGACGATTGCGAGCGACGCGATCTCCGCGGGCGTGACCGACTACCTCCAGAAGGGGACCGGGTCGAGCCAGTACTCGGTGCTCGCGAACCGGCTCGGCAACGCCATCGAGACCTACCGGGTGCAAAAACAGCTGGAGCGGTCTGAAGAGAAGTTCACCAAGCTGGTCGAAAACTCCACCGACCTCATCTCCATCGTGTCCGAGGACGGCCGGTTCGAGTACGTCTCGCCGTCGTGTGAGCAGATAATCGGCTACACGCAGGAGGAGCTCATCGGCGATTCGATATTCAACTACGTGCATCCGGACGACAGACAGTACGTGATGGAGGAGTTCTTCGAAGGGGTGGAGCATCCGGAGATCACGCCGGTCATCGAGTTCCGGCTCGACCACGCCGAACGGGAGGATATCATCCTCGAGTCGCGAGGGACGAATCTGTTGGACGACGACGTCGTGGACGGGTTCGTGGTGAACACCCGCGACATCACGGAGCTGAAGCGCCGAGAGCAGGACCTCGAACAGCGCAACACACAGTTGGAGAATATCAAGGACCTCATCTCACACGACATCCGGAATCCGCTGAACGTCGCGCAAGGCTCGCTCGACCTCTACCAGGAGGAGCCTGACCAGTCTCACATCGACAACATCGACCAGGCGCTCGACCGGATGGACACGCTCATCGACCAGACGAACGTCTTGGCGGACCAGCCGCTGCGAATCGACGACACCACGACGGTCTCGTTCAAGAACGTCGTCCAGTCGTCCTGGAACATGGTTGATACGAAGGAGGCGACGCTCCGGATCGACGGGTCGAAACAGATCGACGGGGATCCGGACCGGCTCCAGCAGCTGTTCGAGAACCTGATTTCCAACGCCATCACCCACGGCGGGCCGGAGGTCACCTGTTCGGTGGGGACCGCCGAGGGGAGCCTCTACTTCGAGGACGACGGCGCGGGCATCCCCGAGACGGACCGCGAGCTGGTGTTCGAGTCCGGCTTCACGACCGAGGCGGGGAACATGGGACTCGGACTCACAATCGTCCAGCGAATCGCCTCGGCTCACGGCTGGGAGCTAGAGATTACCGACGGGGCAGACGGTGGCGCGCGCGTCCTGTTGCGCGGCGTCTCGTTCCGGCCGACGGTCGTCAGCTGA